In Ailuropoda melanoleuca isolate Jingjing chromosome 7, ASM200744v2, whole genome shotgun sequence, one genomic interval encodes:
- the IRS2 gene encoding LOW QUALITY PROTEIN: insulin receptor substrate 2 (The sequence of the model RefSeq protein was modified relative to this genomic sequence to represent the inferred CDS: inserted 2 bases in 1 codon; deleted 2 bases in 1 codon), with protein ADDSYGLVAPATAAYREVWQVNLKPKGLGQSKNLTGVYRLCLSARTIGFVKLNCEQPSVTLQLMNIRRCGHSDSFFFIEVGRSAVTAVTGPGELWMQADDSVVAQNIHETILEAMKALKELFEFRPRSKSQSSGSSSTHPISVPGARRHHHLVNLPPSQTGLVRRSRTDSLAATPPAAKCSSCRVRTASEGDGGAAAGAGAAGGRPVSVAGSPXSPGPVRAPLSRSHTLSGGCGARASKVALAPAGGALQHSRSMSMPVAHSPPAATSPSSLSSSSGHGSGSYPPPPGPHPNLQHPLHHPAGQRPSSGSASASGSPSDPGFMSLDEYGSSPGDLRAFCSHRSNTPESIAETPPARDGSAGELYGYMTMDRPLSHCGRPYRRVSGEGGQDLDRGLRKRTYSLTTPARQRPVPQPSSASLDEYTLMRATFSGSSGRLCPSCPASSPKVAYHPYPEDYGDIEIGSHRSSSSNLGADDGYMPMTPGVALLGGGSGSCKSDDYMPMSPTSVSAPKQILQPRTAAAALPPTGAAVPAPTPTASRAFPANGGSYKTSSPAESSPEDSGYMRMWCGSKLSMESADTKLLPNGDYLNMSPSDAGTSGTPPDFFSAALHGSGEMLRGVPGYCYSSLPRSYKAPYTCNGENDQYVLMSSPVGRILEEERLEPPAGPGSPSTSAFAAGGGHTQPPHPVVPSPSRPSGSSGGRPEGFLNQRCRLVRPTRLSLEGLQTLPSMHEYPLPPEPKSPGEYINIDFGEAGTRLSPPAPPLLASAASSSSLLSASSPASSLGSGTPGTSSDSRQRSPLSDYMNLDFSSPKSPKPGTQSGDPVGSLDALLSPEASSPYPPLPPRPAAPTSSLQLQPPPPPPPGELYRLPQASTSQGPSAASSSSSETGDNGDYTEMAFGVAATPPQPIAAPPKPEGARVTSPTSGLKRLSLMDQVSGVEAFLQASQPPDPHRGAKVIRADPQGGRRRHSSETFSSTTTVTPVSPSFAHNPKRHNSASVENVSLRKSSEGGGSGVLGGGDERPMSPRQLQPPPPQQARPWVPSQPGGLVGCPGGGGSPMRRETSAGFQNGLNYIAIDVRDEPGLSAAPQQHPQPGDKSAWGRTRSLGGLISAVGGSGSGGVCGGPGPGALPSANTYASIDFLSHHLKEATIVKE; from the exons GCCGATGACAGCTATGGGTTGGTGGCGCCCGCCACGGCCGCCTACCGCGAGGTGTGGCAGGTGAACCTGAAGCCCAAGGGCCTGGGCCAGAGCAAGAACCTGACGGGCGTGTACCGCCTGTGCCTGTCGGCGCGCACCATCGGCTTCGTGAAGCTCAACTGTGAGCAGCCGTCGGTGACGCTGCAGCTCATGAACATCCGCCGCTGCGGCCACTCGGACAGCTTCTTCTTCATCGAGGTGGGCCGGTCGGCCGTCACN GCCGTCACGGGCCCAGGTGAGCTGTGGATGCAGGCCGACGACTCGGTGGTGGCGCAGAACATCCACGAGACCATCCTGGAGGCCATGAAGGCACTCAAGGAGCTCTTCGAGTTCCGGCCGCGCAGTAAGAGCCAGTCGTCGGGCTCGTCCTCCACACACCCCATCAGCGTCCCCGGCGCGCGCCGCCACCACCACCTGGTCAACCTGCCCCCCAGCCAGACGGGCCTGGTGCGCCGCTCGCGCACCGATAGCCTGGCCGCCACCCCGCCGGCCGCCAAGTGCAGCTCTTGTCGGGTGCGCACGGCCAGCGAGGGAGACGGCGgcgcggcggcgggggcgggggcggcgggcgGCAGGCCCGTGTCGGTAGCCGGGAGTCC GAGCCCCGGGCCGGTGCGCGCGCCCCTGAGCCGCTCACACACCCTGAGCGGCGGCTGCGGCGCCCGCGCGAGCAAGGTGGCGCTGGCGCCGGCAGGCGGCGCCCTGCAACACAGCCGCTCCATGTCCATGCCGGTGGCACACTCGCCCCCAGCCGCCACCAGCCCCAGCAGCCTGTCGTCCAGCAGCGGGCATGGCTCCGGTTCTTACCCGCCGCCGCCAGGCCCGCATCCGAACCTGCAGCACCCCCTGCACCACCCCGCGGGCCAGCGGCCCTCCAGCGGCAGCGCCTCGGCCTCCGGCTCCCCCAGCGACCCTGGCTTCATGTCTCTGGATGAGTATGGCTCCAGCCCTGGGGACCTAAGAGCCTTCTGCAGCCACAGGAGCAACACGCCCGAGTCCATCGCAGAGACACCTCCGGCCAGGGACGGCAGCGCGGGCGAGCTGTACGGGTACATGACTATGGACAGGCCCCTGAGCCACTGTGGTCGCCCCTACCGCAGagtctctggggaggggggccagGACTTGGACCGAGGGCTGAGGAAGAGGACTTACTCCCTGACCACACCTGCCCGGCAGCGGCCAGTGCCCCAGCCCTCCTCTGCGTCCTTGGATGAATACACCCTGATGCGGGCCACGTTCTCCGGCAGCTCCGGCCGCCTCTGCCCATCCTGTCCCGCATCGTCTCCCAAAGTGGCCTACCACCCCTATCCCGAGGACTACGGCGACATCGAGATTGGGTCCCATAGGAGCTCTAGCAGTAACCTGGGTGCCGACGATGGCTACATGCCCATGACCCCCGGCGTGGCCCTCctgggtggtggcagtggcagcTGTAAGAGTGATGACTACATGCCCATGAGCCCCACTAGCGTGTCCGCCCCAAAGCAGATTCTGCAGCCTCGCACCGCTGCCGCAGCCCTGCCCCCCACGGGCGCCGCAGTGCCCGCACCCACCCCTACGGCCAGTAGGGCCTTTCCAGCGAACGGGGGCAGCTACAAGACGAGCTCCCCAGCCGAGAGCTCCCCTGAGGACAGTGGGTACATGCGTATGTGGTGTGGCTCCAAGCTGTCCATGGAGAGCGCCGACACCAAGCTGCTACCCAACGGGGACTACCTCAATATGTCCCCCAGTGACGCGGGTACCTCGGGGACCCCTCCCGACTTCTTCTCCGCTGCCTTGCATGGCAGCGGGGAGATGCTCAGGGGAGTCCCGGGCTATTGCTATAGCTCCCTGCCTCGCTCCTACAAGGCTCCCTACACGTGCAACGGGGAAAACGACCAGTATGTGCTCATGAGCTCCCCCGTGGGGCGCATCCTGGAAGAGGAGAGGCTAGAACCGCCTGCCGGCCCTGGCTCACCGTCCACTAGCGCTTTCGCGGCCGGAGGCGGCCACACCCAGCCTCCTCACCCAGTAGTGCCTTCGCCCAGCAGGCCGAGTGGCAGCAGCGGTGGCCGCCCAGAGGGCTTCCTGAACCAGCGCTGCCGGTTAGTGCGGCCCACACGCCTGTCCCTGGAGGGGCTTCAGACCCTGCCCAGCATGCACGAGTACCCTCTGCCGCCCGAGCCCAAGAGCCCGGGCGAGTACATCAACATTGACTTTGGCGAAGCCGGAACTCGCCTGTCTCCGCCCGCGCCTCCGCTGCTGGCTTCGGCGGCCTCGTCGTCCTCACTGCTGTCCGCCAGCAGCCCGGCCTCGTCCCTGGGCTCGGGCACCCCGGGCACAAGCAGCGACAGCAGGCAGCGCTCCCCACTCTCCGACTACATGAACCTCGACTTCAGCTCGCCCAAGTCACCCAAGCCGGGCACCCAGAGCGGGGACCCCGTGGGCTCCCTCGATGCCCTCCTGTCCCCCGAGGCCTCGTCCCCCTACCCACCACTGCCCCCGCGCCCTGcggcccccacctcctccctccagctgcaGCCGCCCCCGCCGCCACCCCCAGGGGAGCTGTACCGCCTGCCCCAGGCGTCGACTTCCCAGGGCCCCAGCGCTGCCTCCTCATCGTCCTCGGAGACTGGGGACAATGGTGACTACACCGAGATGGCCTTTGGCGTGGCTGCCACCCCACCACAACCCATCGCGGCCCCCCCGAAGCCGGAAGGTGCCCGCGTGACCAGCCCCACCTCCGGCTTGAAGAGGCTGAGTCTCATGGATCAGGTGTCGGGAGTCGAGGCCTTCCTGCAGGCGAGCCAGCCCCCAGACCCTCACCGGGGAGCCAAGGTCATTCGCGCAGACCCACAGGGGGGCCGCCGCCGCCACAGCTCCGAGACCTTCTCCTCGACCACCACTGTGACCCCCGTGTCCCCGTCCTTCGCCCATAACCCTAAGCGCCACAACTCGGCCTCTGTGGAAAACGTCTCTCTCAGGAAAAGCAGCGAAGGGGGCGGCAGCGGCGTCCTGGGTGGGGGCGACGAGCGCCCCATGTCCCCCCGCCAGTTGCAGCCACCGCCCCCCCAGCAGGCGCGCCCATGGGTACCAAGTCAGCCCGGGGGCTTGGTTGGCTGCCCTGGGGGCGGCGGCTCTCCAATGCGCAGGGAGACCTCTGCCGGCTTCCAGAACGGCCTGAACTACATCGCCATCGACGTGAGGGACGAGCCTGGGCTGTCAGCGGCCCCACAGCAGCATCCGCAGCCCGGAGACAAGAGCGCCTGGGGCCGGACCCGCAGCCTCGGGGGCCTCATCAGCGCTGTGGGGGGCAGCGGCAGCGGTGGGGTATGTGGGGGGCCGGGCCCTGGCGCCCTACCCTCTGCCAACACCTACGCCAGCATTGACTTCTTGTCCCATCACCTGAAGGAGGCCACCATTGTGAAAG